In the genome of Caldalkalibacillus salinus, one region contains:
- the ffh gene encoding signal recognition particle protein produces the protein MAFEGLADRLQETLKKIRGKGKVTEDDVKQMMREVRIALLEADVNFKVVKDFINRVKERAVGQEVLKSLTPGQQVIKVVNEELTALMGGEQSKIAVANKPPTVVMMVGLQGAGKTTSTGKLAKHLVSQNRKPLLVAGDIYRPAAIKQLQVLGEQLDLPVFSLGDQVSPVEIAKQAIAKAKEEHHDYVLIDTAGRLHVDEALMDELNQVKSAVNPDEILLVVDSMTGQDAVNVAESFNEQLELTGVVLTKLDGDTRGGAALSVKAVTGKSIKFAGMGEKLDALEPFHPERMASRILGMGDVLTLIEKAQTTVNEEKAAELERKMRTMEFTLDDFLEQLDQVKNMGPLDEILGMMPGANKIKGLKNMKVDDKALGKVEAVVRSMTKAEKQKPEIINASRKKRIAQGSGTSVQEVNRLLKQFQDMKKMMKQMTQMQSKKKKKGMKFPFMS, from the coding sequence ATGGCATTTGAAGGATTAGCCGACCGACTGCAAGAGACATTAAAAAAGATACGTGGTAAGGGTAAAGTCACAGAAGACGACGTTAAGCAGATGATGCGAGAAGTGCGTATCGCGCTCTTAGAAGCGGACGTTAACTTCAAAGTCGTGAAGGACTTTATTAACCGTGTAAAAGAACGCGCTGTAGGTCAAGAAGTGTTGAAGAGCTTAACGCCTGGACAACAAGTCATCAAGGTCGTTAACGAAGAACTAACGGCATTGATGGGTGGAGAGCAAAGCAAGATCGCCGTTGCCAACAAGCCACCTACAGTGGTGATGATGGTAGGGCTTCAAGGGGCCGGTAAAACCACATCTACAGGTAAGCTAGCCAAACATCTTGTGAGTCAAAATCGTAAGCCATTGCTCGTCGCTGGTGACATCTACCGTCCCGCAGCGATTAAGCAATTGCAGGTGTTAGGTGAGCAGTTAGATTTACCTGTCTTTTCTTTAGGGGATCAAGTCAGTCCAGTTGAGATTGCCAAGCAAGCGATCGCCAAAGCGAAGGAAGAGCATCATGATTACGTTCTGATTGATACAGCAGGTCGGTTGCACGTCGATGAAGCGCTTATGGATGAGCTGAACCAAGTTAAATCGGCGGTTAACCCGGACGAGATTTTACTTGTGGTCGACTCCATGACAGGTCAAGACGCCGTCAATGTAGCTGAAAGCTTTAATGAACAGCTCGAACTAACGGGTGTGGTTCTAACGAAGCTAGATGGTGACACCCGTGGGGGTGCCGCATTATCTGTTAAGGCCGTCACTGGTAAGTCGATTAAGTTTGCGGGGATGGGAGAGAAGCTTGACGCGCTAGAGCCTTTCCATCCGGAACGCATGGCTTCACGTATACTAGGGATGGGAGACGTTCTAACGCTCATCGAAAAAGCGCAGACGACCGTTAATGAAGAGAAGGCTGCTGAATTAGAACGTAAAATGCGAACGATGGAGTTTACCCTTGATGACTTTCTAGAACAATTGGACCAAGTGAAAAACATGGGTCCTCTAGATGAAATACTGGGCATGATGCCAGGAGCCAATAAGATCAAAGGCCTGAAGAACATGAAAGTGGACGACAAGGCGCTCGGCAAAGTCGAGGCGGTCGTACGCTCCATGACCAAAGCTGAGAAGCAAAAGCCTGAGATCATTAATGCAAGTCGCAAGAAGCGAATTGCTCAGGGAAGTGGCACATCCGTCCAAGAAGTCAATCGACTATTGAAGCAATTCCAAGACATGAAAAAGATGATGAAACAGATGACACAAATGCAATCTAAGAAAAAGAAAAAGGGAATGAAATTTCCTTTCATGTCTTAA
- a CDS encoding sucrose-specific PTS transporter subunit IIBC, whose protein sequence is MAENKQIAQAIIEAIGGEDNVESIAHCATRLRIMVHDKEKIDQSTVEDIDKVKGAFYNSGQYQIILGTGTVNKIYEQMTQLGITGKSKSEQKEDATEQGSLLQRMIRSFGDVFVPIIPALVATGLFMGLRGLLMQEEVLSWFGLTPNDISDHLLLFTEVLTDTAFIFLPALVAWSTFRVFGGSPTTGLILGLMLVSPALPNAWAVADGDVEPLYFLDFIPVIGYQGSVIPAFIAGLIGAKLEQRIRKLVPESLDLIITPFFTLLTMITLSLFLIGPVFHAVEDAILDLTLTILNLPFALSGLLLGFAHQIIVITGVHHVFNFLEIQLLERLGENPFNAIITCSIAAQGGAALAVGLKTQSKKLKALALPSSFSAFLGITEPAIFGVNLRFMKPFVMGLIGGATGGFFASLFGLKGTGMAITVLPGTLLYLNGQLFTYLLVNVISVVVAFILTWLFGYSDKVLDNK, encoded by the coding sequence ATGGCTGAGAACAAACAGATTGCCCAAGCCATTATTGAAGCAATAGGTGGGGAAGACAATGTGGAATCAATTGCCCATTGTGCCACAAGACTTAGAATCATGGTACATGACAAAGAAAAAATAGATCAGAGCACCGTCGAGGATATCGATAAGGTGAAAGGCGCCTTTTACAACTCGGGTCAGTATCAAATCATTCTTGGAACAGGAACCGTTAACAAGATTTATGAACAGATGACACAGCTTGGCATAACGGGAAAATCAAAATCTGAACAAAAGGAAGACGCCACAGAACAAGGCAGTTTATTACAAAGAATGATACGTTCGTTCGGCGATGTTTTTGTCCCTATCATACCCGCTTTGGTAGCCACAGGGTTGTTCATGGGATTACGTGGACTGCTCATGCAGGAGGAAGTTCTAAGCTGGTTTGGTTTGACGCCAAACGATATCTCTGATCATTTACTACTCTTTACTGAGGTGCTCACGGACACCGCTTTTATTTTTCTACCGGCGCTTGTCGCTTGGTCTACATTTAGGGTTTTTGGAGGAAGTCCGACGACGGGTCTCATACTAGGTCTAATGCTTGTTTCTCCGGCCTTGCCGAACGCTTGGGCCGTCGCAGATGGAGATGTGGAACCGTTATACTTTTTAGATTTTATACCGGTGATCGGTTATCAGGGATCTGTCATACCCGCCTTTATCGCTGGTTTAATAGGAGCCAAACTAGAACAGAGAATCAGAAAGCTTGTACCGGAATCGTTGGACCTTATCATCACACCGTTTTTCACCTTACTGACGATGATTACACTATCCTTGTTTCTCATCGGTCCGGTTTTCCACGCTGTGGAAGATGCCATACTTGATTTGACACTGACGATACTTAACCTGCCGTTTGCTTTGAGTGGCCTGTTACTAGGGTTTGCACACCAAATCATTGTCATCACCGGTGTGCACCATGTCTTTAACTTCTTAGAAATTCAGTTACTAGAAAGGCTTGGCGAGAATCCGTTCAACGCCATTATTACCTGCTCTATCGCTGCTCAAGGAGGCGCTGCGTTGGCTGTAGGGCTAAAAACTCAATCAAAGAAACTTAAAGCGTTGGCTCTGCCATCATCTTTTTCAGCCTTCTTGGGGATTACGGAACCCGCTATTTTCGGGGTTAATTTGCGTTTTATGAAACCGTTCGTTATGGGCCTGATTGGAGGAGCCACCGGAGGATTTTTCGCTTCATTATTCGGACTGAAAGGAACCGGCATGGCCATTACCGTCTTACCGGGTACCCTTTTATATCTCAACGGTCAACTGTTCACATATTTACTTGTGAACGTGATATCCGTTGTGGTGGCGTTCATTTTGACCTGGTTATTCGGTTATAGTGACAAGGTGCTAGACAACAAGTGA
- a CDS encoding glycoside hydrolase family 32 protein has translation MQHKDQELRARADRAIQEYQNVVESDPYRLHYHVMPPVGLLNDPNGLIHWNGTYHLFFQWMPFRTGHGAKFWGHYTSEDLIHWKWEPIALTPSDWYDKDGCYSGSAVEDEGQLKLLYTGNVKNEQGERETYQCLATSQDGVHFSKKGVVFELPQGYTPHFRDPKVWKHDDHWYMVIGAQKEQEGTYKGCAVLCQSTDLSEWTFLGELAASGSDSVGDLGYMWECPDLFHLDGKDILLFSPQGLEPQGMKYHNVYQTGYMLGKVHLDQVHFEHGDFQELDRGFEFYAPQTTLDDKGRRILFGWVGVPDQNEESHPTRAYQWIHNMSIPRQLHVVDGQLVQTPVEEMKRLRQHNVHIPHVRLAHERKQWEDVKGQAIELLLNIEALSDDAIFEMNIRQHARFIYQSKERRLTLERHSFAHGRTESRSCRLSELKSLHLFLDTSCLEVFVNGGEEVFTSRIFPYPEEESIVFAVRGEAQIDLKKWDLQATRE, from the coding sequence ATGCAACACAAGGACCAAGAACTGAGAGCGCGAGCGGATCGAGCCATACAAGAATATCAAAACGTAGTTGAAAGCGACCCGTACAGGCTTCACTACCACGTGATGCCGCCCGTGGGGTTGCTGAATGATCCGAACGGGTTGATTCACTGGAACGGCACTTACCATCTATTCTTCCAGTGGATGCCGTTTCGTACAGGACATGGCGCAAAGTTTTGGGGACATTATACGTCGGAGGATCTGATCCATTGGAAGTGGGAACCGATTGCGCTTACACCGAGTGATTGGTATGACAAAGACGGTTGCTATTCGGGCAGTGCTGTAGAGGATGAAGGTCAATTGAAGCTCCTTTATACTGGGAATGTAAAGAATGAGCAAGGTGAACGTGAAACGTATCAATGCCTGGCGACTTCACAGGACGGTGTGCATTTTTCTAAAAAAGGGGTCGTCTTTGAACTCCCACAGGGGTACACCCCACACTTCCGTGATCCGAAGGTATGGAAGCACGATGATCATTGGTATATGGTCATCGGCGCACAGAAAGAACAGGAAGGAACGTATAAAGGGTGTGCCGTATTATGCCAATCAACGGATTTGTCAGAGTGGACGTTCTTAGGTGAGCTGGCAGCATCGGGTAGCGATTCTGTCGGTGACCTAGGCTATATGTGGGAATGCCCTGACTTGTTTCACTTAGATGGAAAGGATATCCTTCTCTTTTCTCCTCAAGGTTTAGAACCTCAGGGCATGAAGTACCACAACGTGTACCAAACGGGCTATATGCTAGGTAAGGTGCATCTCGATCAAGTCCATTTTGAGCATGGGGATTTTCAAGAGTTAGATCGTGGGTTTGAATTCTATGCCCCTCAAACAACGCTAGATGACAAAGGGCGGCGTATACTTTTTGGCTGGGTAGGTGTCCCCGACCAAAACGAGGAAAGCCATCCGACGCGTGCTTACCAGTGGATTCACAACATGAGTATCCCTCGTCAGCTACACGTGGTCGATGGTCAATTAGTACAAACACCCGTGGAAGAGATGAAACGTCTGCGTCAACACAACGTCCATATACCGCACGTACGTCTGGCTCATGAACGTAAACAGTGGGAGGACGTTAAGGGTCAAGCCATAGAGTTACTGCTCAACATAGAGGCATTAAGTGATGACGCTATTTTTGAGATGAACATCCGCCAGCATGCTCGCTTCATCTATCAGTCCAAAGAACGTAGGCTTACATTAGAACGTCACAGCTTTGCGCATGGTCGGACAGAATCGAGAAGCTGTAGATTATCAGAGCTTAAGTCTCTCCATCTATTCCTAGACACCTCCTGCTTAGAGGTCTTTGTTAATGGCGGTGAAGAGGTTTTTACCTCTCGTATCTTCCCTTACCCTGAAGAAGAATCGATCGTATTTGCCGTTAGAGGCGAAGCTCAAATAGACCTGAAGAAATGGGATCTCCAGGCCACAAGAGAATAA
- the smc gene encoding chromosome segregation protein SMC: MYLKKLELYGFKSFADRTELEFVPGVTAVVGPNGSGKSNVSDAIRWVLGEQSAKSLRGSKMEDIIFAGSDTRRPLNYGEVTLVLDNGDEALPIEYAEVAITRRVYRSGDSEYFLNKQSCRLKDIAELFMDTGLGKEAYSIIGQGRIEEILSSKAEDRRGIFEEAAGVVKYKNRKREAERRLDETEANLIRIQDIIYELEGQLEPLRIQAEKAKRYKELKASLTKKEISTLVYAIETTHKQWEEASSKLSELRETQQQLSVEVSQEDAKLQEHRWKTAQLEQKLEESHQQLLDITEEVEKLEGQREVLRERKKNFSTNKQDVIEKLNALKERRQTHLEELEQRKQELEVVEGEVSQAKAALNDEEQSLKELVYDLDEKLESLKSDYINVLNEQASAKNDLRYAEQNIEQNKEKIQKLDTDHQQYIDERADIVEQIKDKQDDIDRLQQQIEQLRSRYQETANERKALIHQIEQEEEQLRQTVNDYEKKEARQQLLTEMKNDFTGYFQGVKEVLKAREQYLDGIDGSVAELIQVPKKVEMAIETALGGALQHVVVQDEASAREAIRYLKQRRSGRATFLPRNVIRPRSVNPQDQQVFSQSDAFVGVASDLVHYDDTYKDVVGNLLGTVIVTRELKAANELARNTHYRYRFVTLEGDIVNPGGSMSGGSAKKNQTNLLGRERELERLAQELKEIHQHVKKKKAHITDLKAQNDTMEQQLEDWRTQGEEWKALEQQKKDDFNQLLFAQRRLDEKLEIYDQDLHTFQQEIDDSQQQKNDLQNKLAELHTRAQTMEKDIEQLEQDKKLSQKRKEEKGEQITVLKVDLARKMQTFEGLQADVSRLEQTKQELDDEWHFIQEQLQRLEGNLHEQDDEEDSMAEQLREKKEQKDQLTQQINDWRQQRKTDKQLIEQLEINLKEIQKELRMLEDAAHQVEVQVNRLDVELENNLSQLREEYELSFELAKEQYPLEDEYDTVKQEVDALKLQIQQLGAVNIGAIEEFERLEERYQFLKSQEEDLVQAKEKLYQVIAEMDEEMTKRFKETFDLVREQFQDVFQELFGGGRADLILSDPDNLLTTGIDIIAQPPGKKLQYLALLSGGEKALTAIALLFSILRVKPVPFCVLDEVEAALDEANVTRFSEYLRAFSEKTQFIVITHRKGTMEGADVLYGITMQESGVSNLVSVKLEEKDDPITA; encoded by the coding sequence ATGTACCTCAAGAAGCTGGAGTTATATGGATTCAAATCATTTGCAGACCGGACGGAACTGGAATTTGTACCCGGTGTGACCGCCGTCGTTGGGCCTAACGGGTCAGGTAAAAGTAATGTCTCTGACGCCATACGTTGGGTATTGGGCGAACAGTCGGCCAAATCCTTACGTGGGTCCAAAATGGAAGACATTATTTTCGCCGGTAGTGACACTCGACGGCCGCTGAACTACGGGGAAGTGACCTTAGTACTAGACAACGGTGATGAAGCACTGCCTATTGAATACGCAGAAGTGGCCATTACACGGCGTGTGTATCGTTCAGGAGACAGTGAATACTTTCTGAACAAACAAAGCTGTCGATTGAAGGATATTGCCGAGTTATTCATGGATACCGGATTAGGTAAAGAAGCGTATTCTATTATCGGGCAGGGGCGTATAGAAGAGATTTTGAGCTCAAAAGCTGAAGACCGACGTGGTATTTTTGAAGAAGCGGCTGGGGTCGTCAAGTATAAAAATCGCAAGCGGGAAGCGGAACGTCGTTTGGACGAGACGGAAGCGAATCTCATACGCATACAAGATATTATCTATGAATTAGAAGGACAGCTGGAGCCCTTACGTATTCAGGCCGAAAAAGCCAAAAGATACAAAGAGCTAAAAGCCTCTTTGACCAAAAAAGAGATCAGTACGTTAGTTTATGCCATTGAAACGACCCACAAACAGTGGGAAGAAGCATCATCGAAACTGAGTGAGTTAAGGGAAACACAGCAACAGTTATCCGTCGAGGTCAGTCAAGAGGACGCCAAACTGCAAGAACACCGTTGGAAAACCGCACAGCTAGAACAGAAACTAGAAGAATCCCACCAGCAGCTTCTTGATATTACTGAAGAAGTCGAAAAGCTTGAAGGACAGAGAGAGGTTCTCAGAGAAAGAAAGAAAAACTTCTCTACTAATAAACAGGACGTGATTGAAAAACTGAATGCGCTCAAAGAAAGACGCCAAACACATCTAGAGGAGCTCGAGCAGCGCAAACAGGAACTAGAAGTCGTAGAAGGGGAAGTGTCTCAGGCGAAAGCGGCGCTGAACGATGAAGAGCAATCTCTGAAGGAATTAGTCTACGATTTGGATGAAAAATTGGAAAGCTTAAAGTCGGACTATATCAACGTCCTCAACGAGCAGGCGTCTGCCAAAAATGATTTGCGTTATGCAGAGCAGAACATTGAACAAAACAAAGAGAAAATACAGAAGCTCGACACAGATCACCAGCAATATATCGATGAACGCGCGGATATTGTTGAACAAATAAAGGACAAGCAGGATGATATCGACCGATTACAACAGCAGATTGAGCAGCTACGCAGCCGTTATCAAGAGACGGCCAATGAGCGAAAAGCCCTCATACATCAAATAGAGCAGGAAGAGGAGCAGCTACGTCAAACGGTCAACGATTATGAAAAAAAGGAAGCAAGACAGCAATTATTAACAGAAATGAAAAATGATTTTACCGGCTATTTCCAAGGGGTAAAAGAGGTCCTTAAAGCGAGAGAACAATACTTGGATGGTATTGATGGATCGGTCGCTGAACTCATCCAAGTTCCCAAGAAGGTGGAGATGGCGATAGAAACAGCGCTAGGTGGCGCTTTGCAACACGTCGTTGTTCAGGATGAGGCATCAGCACGGGAAGCCATTCGTTATCTGAAGCAACGTCGGTCAGGCAGAGCCACATTTTTACCGCGTAATGTCATCAGGCCTCGATCCGTGAATCCCCAAGACCAGCAGGTGTTCTCACAGTCCGACGCTTTTGTTGGCGTCGCATCGGATCTTGTCCATTACGATGACACCTACAAGGATGTTGTCGGTAACCTCTTAGGGACTGTGATCGTGACCAGAGAACTGAAGGCCGCCAATGAACTCGCACGCAACACACATTACCGTTATCGTTTTGTAACCTTAGAAGGAGATATTGTTAACCCCGGGGGTTCCATGAGTGGGGGGAGTGCTAAGAAGAACCAGACCAACCTCCTAGGTCGAGAAAGAGAATTAGAGCGCTTAGCACAAGAGCTAAAAGAGATTCACCAGCACGTCAAAAAGAAAAAGGCTCATATAACCGACCTAAAGGCTCAAAACGATACCATGGAACAACAGTTAGAGGACTGGAGAACGCAGGGCGAGGAATGGAAAGCGCTTGAGCAACAGAAGAAAGATGATTTTAACCAGCTGCTCTTTGCTCAGAGAAGACTTGATGAAAAGCTAGAAATCTACGATCAAGACCTGCATACGTTCCAACAAGAGATCGATGACAGTCAGCAGCAAAAGAATGACCTGCAAAACAAACTGGCTGAACTCCATACGCGGGCCCAAACAATGGAAAAAGATATCGAACAGCTAGAGCAAGACAAGAAACTATCGCAGAAGCGTAAGGAGGAAAAAGGAGAGCAGATTACGGTCCTCAAGGTAGATCTCGCTCGTAAAATGCAGACGTTTGAAGGGCTACAAGCGGATGTTTCACGCCTTGAACAGACCAAACAGGAACTAGACGATGAATGGCACTTCATTCAGGAGCAGTTACAAAGATTAGAGGGGAATCTTCACGAGCAGGATGATGAAGAAGACTCGATGGCCGAACAGCTCAGAGAGAAAAAAGAACAAAAGGATCAACTGACCCAGCAGATCAATGATTGGCGCCAGCAACGAAAGACGGATAAGCAGCTGATCGAACAGCTTGAAATCAATCTCAAAGAAATCCAAAAAGAACTAAGAATGTTAGAAGACGCGGCCCATCAGGTTGAAGTGCAGGTCAATAGACTTGATGTAGAACTGGAAAATAACCTGAGTCAGCTGCGCGAAGAATACGAATTGAGTTTTGAATTAGCGAAAGAGCAGTATCCACTAGAAGACGAGTATGACACGGTCAAACAAGAAGTGGACGCCTTAAAGCTACAGATACAACAGTTGGGTGCCGTCAATATAGGGGCCATAGAGGAGTTTGAACGCTTGGAGGAGCGCTATCAATTCCTGAAATCTCAGGAGGAGGATCTTGTACAAGCCAAAGAGAAGCTGTACCAAGTGATCGCCGAGATGGATGAAGAGATGACGAAGCGCTTCAAAGAAACATTTGACCTCGTACGTGAGCAATTCCAAGACGTGTTTCAGGAGTTGTTTGGTGGTGGACGAGCTGATTTGATTCTGTCAGACCCTGACAATCTGCTCACCACAGGCATCGATATTATTGCGCAACCGCCAGGCAAAAAGCTTCAGTACTTAGCCTTACTCTCAGGTGGGGAGAAGGCCCTAACGGCGATTGCACTATTGTTCTCTATCTTAAGAGTCAAGCCTGTACCATTCTGTGTGCTTGACGAAGTGGAAGCAGCATTGGATGAGGCTAACGTGACGCGCTTTTCTGAGTACCTTCGCGCTTTTTCTGAAAAAACACAGTTCATCGTTATCACGCACAGAAAAGGAACAATGGAAGGCGCCGACGTGCTGTATGGAATCACCATGCAGGAGTCTGGCGTGTCTAACCTCGTCTCAGTTAAACTAGAAGAGAAGGATGACCCCATCACCGCATAG
- a CDS encoding putative DNA-binding protein — MLEKTTRVNLLYDFYQPLLTDKQRRYMALYYSDDYSLSEIAEECQVSRQAVFDNIKRAEQLLEHFEEQLQLLAKHQQREQLLQEATNLLQEESSIDLRQLRNVMNALKKVD, encoded by the coding sequence ATGCTTGAAAAAACAACCCGCGTTAATCTTTTATATGATTTTTATCAACCCTTGCTGACTGATAAGCAACGACGCTATATGGCGCTGTATTATTCCGATGATTATTCTCTTAGTGAGATAGCAGAAGAATGTCAGGTCAGTAGACAAGCGGTTTTTGATAATATTAAACGAGCGGAGCAATTGCTAGAGCACTTTGAAGAGCAGTTGCAGTTATTAGCGAAGCATCAACAGAGAGAGCAACTACTACAAGAGGCTACGAATCTGCTTCAAGAAGAATCTAGCATCGATCTACGACAGTTAAGGAACGTGATGAACGCGCTCAAAAAAGTTGACTAG
- a CDS encoding aminoimidazole riboside kinase, with the protein MSQGIMTLGEALIDFIPHDSTNMIYQKNPGGAPANVAVGVARLGAKSTFVSKVGDDVLGHFLKQTLDEFKVDTNHVKLSEEAKTNIVFVTLDDEGDRSFEFYVTPSADQLLRAEEIDERLFKAHRVFHFGSITLIQEPAMGATKRAIQLARENDMIVSYDPNLRLPLWDDEQQAKEHISSVLDQVDVLKLSEEELTFLTGEKDLHSGAAVLKAQYNIPLIFVTLGAEGSFVFAENDVQKVPAMKVKAVDTTGAGDAFVSGILYQLNELQGDVSSITLEQAVRMATFAAVSGGLAASAKGAMTALPTLHEVHDVQQKMNEGTV; encoded by the coding sequence TTGAGCCAAGGTATCATGACATTAGGGGAGGCACTCATAGATTTTATTCCCCACGATTCAACGAATATGATTTATCAGAAAAATCCAGGTGGGGCACCCGCAAACGTAGCAGTAGGCGTTGCCCGACTCGGGGCCAAATCAACCTTTGTGAGCAAGGTGGGAGATGACGTCCTAGGTCATTTCTTAAAGCAAACACTAGATGAATTCAAGGTCGATACGAACCATGTAAAACTGAGTGAAGAGGCTAAAACGAACATCGTTTTTGTCACATTAGATGACGAGGGTGATCGTAGCTTTGAATTTTACGTCACGCCGAGTGCCGATCAGTTGTTAAGAGCAGAAGAGATTGACGAAAGGCTTTTTAAGGCACATCGTGTCTTTCATTTTGGTTCCATCACCCTCATTCAAGAGCCTGCCATGGGGGCCACCAAGAGGGCCATCCAGTTGGCGCGAGAGAACGATATGATTGTGTCCTATGACCCTAATCTCCGGCTGCCCCTTTGGGACGATGAGCAACAAGCCAAAGAGCATATCAGCTCCGTACTGGATCAGGTTGATGTCCTGAAGTTATCAGAGGAAGAACTGACCTTTTTAACGGGGGAAAAGGATTTACATTCGGGTGCAGCGGTGTTGAAGGCGCAATATAACATTCCGCTTATCTTCGTTACGTTAGGGGCTGAAGGCTCTTTCGTCTTCGCTGAAAATGATGTACAAAAAGTACCGGCCATGAAAGTAAAAGCGGTAGATACCACAGGGGCGGGGGACGCTTTCGTCTCCGGTATCCTTTATCAGCTGAATGAATTACAGGGAGACGTGTCTAGCATCACGCTAGAGCAAGCGGTACGGATGGCGACATTTGCAGCTGTTTCAGGTGGTTTAGCCGCTTCTGCCAAAGGGGCTATGACCGCTTTACCAACGTTGCATGAGGTGCACGATGTACAACAAAAGATGAACGAAGGAACCGTTTAA
- the ftsY gene encoding signal recognition particle-docking protein FtsY — translation MGFFKKIKEKITNQTETVTHKFKEGLTKTRDNFSEKVNDLVSRYRKVDEEFFEELEDILIQADVGFNTVMDLVDDIRTEAKKRKLEDSQDIKPLITEKLTDLLTKSEEEGVLHVNEDGLTVYLVVGVNGVGKTTTIGKLAHKFKSEGKNVVLAAGDTFRAGAIEQLEVWGERVGVDVIKHQAGGDPAAVVFDAIQSAKSKDADILICDTAGRLQNKVNLMEELKKVYRVVNREIPDAPHETLLVLDATTGQNALSQAKTFGESTNVTGIVLTKLDGTAKGGIVLAIRNELDIPVKFVGLGEKVDDLQRFEPEQFINGLFADLVEEEAEKEEA, via the coding sequence ATGGGCTTTTTTAAGAAGATCAAAGAAAAGATTACCAATCAAACGGAAACCGTCACCCATAAGTTCAAAGAAGGGCTAACCAAAACGAGAGACAACTTTTCAGAGAAAGTGAATGACCTTGTCAGTCGATATCGTAAGGTTGATGAGGAGTTCTTTGAAGAGTTAGAGGATATTCTGATTCAAGCGGATGTTGGTTTTAATACGGTCATGGATCTCGTCGACGACATTAGAACAGAAGCGAAGAAACGTAAGCTAGAAGACAGTCAAGACATTAAACCACTCATCACCGAAAAACTAACAGACCTCCTAACTAAATCTGAAGAAGAGGGCGTTCTCCATGTGAATGAGGACGGTTTAACTGTATACTTAGTCGTCGGTGTCAACGGTGTAGGTAAAACGACGACCATCGGTAAGCTGGCACATAAGTTCAAGTCTGAAGGCAAAAACGTGGTGCTTGCTGCAGGTGATACGTTCCGTGCGGGTGCCATCGAACAGTTAGAAGTGTGGGGAGAACGCGTCGGTGTTGACGTCATTAAACACCAAGCGGGAGGCGATCCTGCTGCAGTTGTATTTGATGCGATTCAATCCGCTAAGTCAAAAGACGCTGATATCCTGATTTGTGATACTGCGGGAAGGCTACAAAATAAGGTCAACCTCATGGAGGAGCTAAAGAAGGTCTATCGTGTCGTGAACAGAGAAATCCCTGACGCTCCACATGAAACACTCCTTGTGTTGGATGCCACGACGGGACAGAATGCCCTTTCTCAAGCAAAAACATTTGGAGAGTCTACCAACGTGACAGGGATCGTTCTAACTAAACTGGATGGAACGGCCAAAGGTGGGATCGTGCTGGCGATCCGTAATGAGTTAGATATCCCTGTTAAATTTGTTGGACTTGGGGAGAAGGTCGACGACTTGCAGCGTTTCGAGCCAGAGCAATTTATTAACGGCTTGTTTGCCGACCTCGTAGAGGAAGAAGCAGAGAAGGAAGAAGCTTAA